In Anaerotignum faecicola, the following are encoded in one genomic region:
- a CDS encoding GH3 auxin-responsive promoter family protein, with amino-acid sequence MEKATLKAIKRKIEIGRERIANMSQLSKNAAKSNEELLMRILSENKDTVYGRKYGFGNIKNVKEYMEKAPLTEYSDYEEYIESILNGGENILSARRPVHFAESSGSSGLPKKVPMCAEALEMFTDYTLNVCFGAMENTLGDNWKKSRGLSLANVRLKNLNGYSYGAVSSKIREKYKDVEHYVYTSPLAATYPGGETDTKYLHLRFALMEEDLSFITCAFLNTAVDAMKYFEDNWEMLAGDIERGTVNEDIIMPPRVRKEISEGIKPMPGRGRFIRKECEKGFDGILTRIWPDFKFIYGIGGGSFSVYADKMRRYMGGALLNESIYSASEGIFATHIAPEDDGMVMILDSAFYEFIDIERGGGPKTVGEIEKGRDYELVITNLSGFYRYKMLDVIKVVGFWGTCPVIKFLYRKNQIVSLAGEKTNDYAMQSAINAFSEKTGADVAEYSLYPDYSHSPARYIVFMEIPGGIKKERLSEYESALDLEIGRFNRSYLDKRKLGIIAPLKINMLREGSYAVYRQLMCAKGGASGQIKPVRLIDNKFRESFFFSMIQKME; translated from the coding sequence ATGGAAAAGGCAACATTAAAAGCAATTAAACGCAAAATAGAAATAGGCAGAGAACGTATTGCCAATATGTCTCAATTAAGCAAAAACGCTGCAAAAAGCAACGAAGAACTGCTTATGCGTATTTTATCGGAAAATAAAGATACCGTATACGGAAGGAAATACGGTTTCGGAAACATAAAGAATGTGAAGGAATATATGGAAAAAGCGCCTTTAACAGAATATTCCGATTATGAGGAATATATTGAAAGCATATTAAACGGAGGCGAAAATATACTTTCAGCGCGCCGCCCAGTACATTTTGCCGAAAGCAGCGGCAGCAGCGGATTGCCTAAAAAGGTTCCCATGTGCGCCGAGGCGCTTGAAATGTTTACTGACTATACTTTAAACGTATGTTTTGGGGCAATGGAAAACACGCTTGGGGATAACTGGAAAAAAAGCAGAGGGCTATCCCTTGCAAATGTGCGCCTTAAAAACCTTAACGGTTATTCGTATGGGGCTGTTTCAAGCAAAATACGCGAGAAATATAAGGATGTGGAACATTATGTGTATACGTCGCCTTTGGCGGCCACATATCCCGGAGGCGAAACGGATACAAAATACCTTCATCTGCGCTTTGCCCTTATGGAAGAGGATTTGTCGTTTATTACATGCGCATTTCTGAACACCGCCGTTGACGCCATGAAATATTTTGAGGATAACTGGGAAATGCTGGCCGGCGATATAGAACGGGGAACTGTAAACGAAGATATAATTATGCCGCCGCGCGTAAGAAAAGAAATCTCGGAGGGCATTAAGCCCATGCCCGGCAGGGGGAGATTTATAAGGAAGGAATGCGAGAAGGGCTTTGACGGAATACTTACAAGGATTTGGCCTGATTTCAAATTTATATACGGCATAGGCGGGGGAAGCTTTTCGGTATATGCAGATAAAATGCGGCGCTACATGGGAGGGGCGCTTTTAAACGAAAGCATATATTCCGCGTCGGAAGGGATATTTGCCACACATATAGCCCCGGAGGACGACGGAATGGTTATGATACTCGACAGCGCCTTTTACGAATTTATAGACATTGAGCGCGGCGGCGGGCCGAAAACCGTCGGCGAAATTGAAAAAGGGCGCGACTATGAACTTGTAATAACCAATCTTTCAGGTTTTTACCGCTATAAAATGCTTGACGTGATAAAGGTTGTAGGATTTTGGGGGACATGCCCTGTTATTAAATTCCTTTACAGGAAAAATCAGATTGTAAGCCTGGCAGGCGAAAAAACAAACGATTACGCCATGCAGTCGGCGATTAACGCCTTTTCCGAAAAAACGGGAGCAGACGTCGCCGAATACAGTCTGTATCCGGATTACAGCCACAGCCCGGCAAGGTATATAGTTTTTATGGAAATACCAGGCGGGATAAAAAAAGAACGCCTTTCGGAATACGAAAGCGCGCTTGATTTGGAAATAGGAAGGTTTAACCGTTCGTATTTGGACAAACGGAAATTGGGTATTATAGCCCCTCTTAAAATAAATATGCTTAGGGAAGGTTCGTATGCCGTGTACAGGCAGCTTATGTGCGCCAAAGGCGGAGCGTCGGGGCAGATAAAGCCGGTGCGTCTGATTGACAATAAGTTCAGGGAAAGCTTTTTCTTTTCTATGATTCAAAAGATGGAATAA